The Deltaproteobacteria bacterium genome includes a region encoding these proteins:
- the vsr gene encoding DNA mismatch endonuclease Vsr, translating to MADNVTPQRRSWNMSRIRSADTKPEMILRSVLHRMGFRFRVHCRGLPGRPDIVLRKYHTIIFVHGCFWHQHSGCIEAVRPKTNKKYWMEKLDGNVKRDGRNIQALRDEGWRVFRFWECEIEKDPIGIAALIAKELRGDTNEPAGYRLPTRTQLLKAAESRTGYNKKR from the coding sequence ATGGCTGACAATGTGACGCCTCAGAGACGAAGCTGGAATATGAGCCGCATACGTTCGGCAGACACCAAGCCCGAAATGATACTTAGATCCGTATTACACCGAATGGGGTTCCGCTTCAGAGTCCACTGCCGAGGACTTCCGGGCCGGCCTGATATTGTCCTTCGCAAGTACCACACAATTATCTTCGTTCACGGGTGCTTCTGGCATCAGCATTCGGGATGCATTGAGGCCGTTCGACCAAAGACGAACAAAAAGTACTGGATGGAAAAGCTTGATGGCAATGTAAAGCGCGACGGGAGGAATATCCAAGCCCTCCGCGATGAAGGATGGCGTGTGTTTCGCTTCTGGGAGTGCGAGATTGAGAAAGATCCCATCGGCATTGCGGCCCTAATAGCGAAGGAACTTCGGGGAGACACCAATGAGCCGGCGGGATATAGACTTCCAACACGGACTCAGCTGCTTAAGGCTGCTGAATCTCGCACGGGCTACAACAAGAAGCGATAA